Proteins from one Thermodesulfobacteriota bacterium genomic window:
- a CDS encoding ABC transporter ATP-binding protein, translated as MLLSVENLTVSYGNIVALHGISFRIEEGEVVCIIGANGAGKSTTLRAISRMVPAQPGTRMTFMGKDLLKYEADKVVSELGISHVPEGRRLFGNLTVMENLQLATFARKDPAGIADDMERVFAIFPRLKERENQKSGTMSGGEQQMLAVGRAFMSGRKIMLLDEPSMGLAPLLMKSVFDSMKEINRKEGTTILVVEQNARMALQFAARGYVLENGRLVLEGRSETLLEDPQVKKAYLGG; from the coding sequence ATGCTGCTGTCAGTCGAGAACCTGACCGTCTCCTACGGCAATATCGTGGCGCTGCACGGCATCTCCTTCCGGATCGAGGAAGGGGAGGTCGTCTGCATCATCGGCGCCAACGGGGCGGGGAAAAGCACGACACTGAGGGCGATCTCCCGCATGGTTCCCGCGCAGCCGGGGACGCGCATGACCTTCATGGGGAAGGACCTGCTCAAGTACGAGGCCGACAAGGTCGTGAGCGAGCTGGGGATCTCCCACGTGCCCGAGGGGCGGCGCCTGTTCGGCAACCTCACGGTCATGGAAAACCTGCAGCTTGCCACCTTCGCCAGGAAGGACCCCGCGGGGATCGCGGACGACATGGAAAGGGTGTTCGCGATATTCCCGCGGCTTAAGGAACGGGAGAACCAGAAATCCGGGACCATGAGCGGCGGCGAGCAGCAGATGCTGGCAGTCGGGCGCGCCTTCATGAGCGGCAGGAAGATCATGCTCCTGGACGAGCCGTCCATGGGGCTGGCCCCCCTCCTGATGAAGAGCGTGTTCGACTCCATGAAGGAGATCAACCGTAAGGAAGGGACGACCATCCTGGTCGTGGAGCAGAACGCGAGGATGGCGCTCCAGTTCGCGGCGCGCGGCTACGTCCTGGAGAACGGCCGGCTCGTCCTGGAAGGCCGCTCCGAAACACTCCTCGAAGATCCGCAGGTAAAGAAGGCTTATCTAGGCGGCTAA
- a CDS encoding SDR family oxidoreductase: protein MTTALVTGATAGIGKVFAQRFAARGHDLVLVARNAASLEEVAADLRKRHGVEVETLRADLCDRQQMDRVADRLRDAGRPVDILVNNAGFGLAAPFLQGPISDEERMLDCLVRAVLVLTRAAVPGMIDRRSGTVITVSSVAGFLPGGTYSAAKAWATTFTVSLAGQLAGTGVAATVLCPGYVRTEFQQRAGVDVSYLPGWVWLDAEELVDRCLEDVRRGRMVSVPSLRYKAMVFFLRRFPLRWLKGLAVRRNRMHAAGNKTGDR, encoded by the coding sequence ATGACGACCGCACTCGTCACCGGTGCGACGGCCGGGATCGGAAAGGTTTTCGCACAGCGGTTCGCGGCGCGCGGACATGACCTCGTCCTCGTGGCGAGGAACGCCGCGTCGCTGGAAGAGGTTGCCGCCGACCTGCGAAAACGGCACGGTGTGGAAGTCGAGACGCTCCGCGCGGACCTGTGCGACCGACAGCAGATGGACCGTGTGGCCGACCGGCTGCGCGACGCGGGCCGTCCCGTCGACATCCTCGTGAACAACGCGGGCTTCGGGCTGGCCGCTCCCTTCCTCCAGGGGCCGATCTCCGACGAGGAGCGGATGCTCGATTGCCTGGTCCGGGCCGTCCTCGTCCTCACCCGCGCCGCGGTGCCCGGAATGATCGACCGCCGCAGCGGGACCGTCATCACCGTGTCCTCCGTCGCCGGCTTCCTGCCCGGGGGCACCTACTCCGCCGCCAAGGCGTGGGCGACGACGTTCACGGTCTCGCTGGCGGGGCAGCTCGCCGGGACCGGCGTCGCCGCGACGGTCCTTTGCCCCGGTTACGTGCGCACCGAGTTTCAGCAGCGGGCGGGGGTCGACGTGTCCTACCTGCCGGGCTGGGTCTGGCTGGACGCGGAGGAGCTCGTCGACCGTTGCCTGGAGGACGTCCGCCGCGGGCGCATGGTCAGCGTCCCGAGCCTGCGGTACAAGGCGATGGTGTTCTTCCTGCGCCGCTTCCCGCTTCGCTGGCTGAAGGGATTGGCCGTACGGCGCAACCGGATGCATGCGGCCGGCAATAAAACCGGGGATCGATGA
- a CDS encoding DUF4149 domain-containing protein — protein sequence MQFVAAALYRLTLALWVGGIALFTFVVTPILFRTQGRDAAGKIVGTIFPHYFRYVLVLAGVVLLLRLLSGEAFRGWRRVVGTLLAASAIFLAGYQAYSLLPRMEEVKRAAVSFETAAPDSASRKEFSRLHGISMVLNMIVLLEGATLAAGAGPFRR from the coding sequence ATGCAGTTCGTCGCAGCCGCACTGTACCGCCTGACCCTCGCCCTGTGGGTCGGAGGGATCGCTTTGTTCACGTTCGTCGTCACGCCGATCCTCTTCCGAACGCAGGGGAGGGACGCGGCCGGGAAGATCGTGGGGACCATCTTTCCGCACTATTTTCGGTACGTGCTGGTCCTCGCCGGGGTCGTGCTTCTCCTGCGGCTTCTCTCGGGGGAGGCGTTTCGCGGATGGCGCCGCGTTGTCGGAACGCTGCTGGCGGCATCCGCCATCTTCCTGGCCGGATACCAGGCGTACAGCCTACTGCCCCGGATGGAAGAGGTGAAGCGCGCGGCGGTCTCCTTTGAGACGGCGGCGCCGGATTCCGCTTCCCGCAAGGAGTTCTCCCGCCTCCACGGGATCTCGATGGTCCTGAACATGATCGTCCTCCTCGAAGGGGCGACGCTTGCGGCGGGGGCCGGTCCGTTCCGCCGTTGA
- the gcvT gene encoding glycine cleavage system aminomethyltransferase GcvT produces MEALKETPLAGRHRDRKALMAPFGGWDMPIQYEGGILAEHRWCREKAALFDICHMGEFLYRGDIAGGGLEDVFTFSVASIPEGRSRYGLLLNERGGIIDDLIVFRLGRNEAMIVVNAATAPNDFSVIRGRLKPGAEFTDISSITGKLDPQGPLSREVLVDLLGKEVSSIPYFRFVKMDVLGTPAIVSRTGYTGELGYEIFLPWDKTVELWDRLLADPRVKPAGLGARDLLRLEMGYSLYGNDLDETVTPLEAGLEGFVNFDKEFVGRNALQKQRAEGPGRVRAAFRVGSRRSPRHNFEILRDGRKVGIVTSGGFSPMLGCGIGLGRVSPDAAAPGSVLSIRHEGVSMDATVCDLPFYKGGSVRA; encoded by the coding sequence TTGGAGGCACTCAAGGAAACGCCTTTGGCAGGGAGGCATCGGGACCGCAAGGCCCTCATGGCCCCCTTCGGCGGTTGGGACATGCCGATCCAGTACGAAGGAGGAATCCTCGCCGAGCACCGGTGGTGCCGCGAGAAGGCGGCCCTTTTCGACATCTGCCACATGGGCGAGTTCCTCTATCGGGGCGACATCGCCGGCGGCGGCCTCGAGGACGTCTTCACCTTCTCCGTCGCCTCCATCCCGGAGGGGCGCTCCCGCTACGGGCTCCTGCTCAACGAGCGGGGAGGAATCATCGACGACCTGATCGTCTTTCGCCTCGGCAGGAACGAGGCGATGATCGTGGTCAACGCCGCGACCGCTCCCAACGATTTCTCCGTCATCCGCGGCCGCCTCAAGCCGGGCGCGGAGTTCACCGACATTTCCTCCATCACCGGCAAGCTCGATCCCCAGGGACCGCTGTCCCGGGAGGTCCTCGTCGACCTTCTGGGAAAAGAGGTCTCCTCCATCCCCTATTTCCGTTTCGTGAAGATGGACGTTCTCGGCACCCCGGCGATCGTGAGCCGGACCGGCTACACCGGGGAGCTCGGATACGAGATCTTCCTCCCCTGGGACAAGACGGTCGAGCTCTGGGACAGGCTCCTGGCGGATCCCCGAGTCAAGCCGGCGGGACTGGGCGCGCGCGACCTGCTCCGGCTCGAGATGGGCTACAGCCTGTACGGGAACGACCTCGACGAGACGGTCACCCCGCTGGAAGCCGGGCTGGAAGGGTTCGTCAACTTCGACAAGGAATTCGTCGGCCGGAACGCGCTCCAGAAGCAGCGGGCGGAAGGGCCCGGACGCGTGCGGGCGGCCTTCCGCGTGGGCTCCCGCCGCTCGCCGCGGCACAATTTCGAAATCCTGCGGGACGGCCGGAAGGTCGGCATCGTCACCAGCGGAGGGTTCTCTCCCATGCTCGGCTGCGGGATCGGGCTGGGGAGGGTCTCCCCCGACGCCGCCGCTCCGGGGTCGGTCCTGTCGATCCGGCACGAAGGCGTCTCCATGGACGCGACGGTCTGCGATCTGCCTTTCTACAAGGGAGGATCGGTCCGCGCCTGA
- the gcvPA gene encoding aminomethyl-transferring glycine dehydrogenase subunit GcvPA codes for MGFTPHTKEEIREMLAAVGAADIEELFRPIPTGLRAKSFDLPPGMSEFEMLDGLRELAGRNGHIVPFVGGGFYDHLVPAAVDHLAGRAEFYTAYTPYQPECSQGTLQALFEYQTAVCRLTGFGVTNASLYDGGTALAEAAMMALRVTGRSRVLLDGAVNPFSREIVRTYLANLPVEVVEVPTLDGTLDRKRLAAELDDRCAAVLVQNPTFFGCVDDYTDISAKAHGCGALLAASVYPVSLGILKSPGEMGADIAVGDGQSLGNPLNFGGPSFGFLAARKELIRNIPGRIVGETVDREGRRGFVLTIQAREQHIKRHKATSNICTNQSLCALRGLIFLSALGKNGLAELARRNRDKAEYAKAALAAVRGVSVPAGPPTFNEFTVRLPKGADETVAALLRRGIAAGVPLGRYYPGMEDRLLVTVTEKRTKGEINLLARELEAALWS; via the coding sequence ATGGGCTTCACGCCGCATACGAAGGAAGAGATCCGGGAGATGCTGGCCGCCGTCGGCGCCGCGGACATCGAGGAGCTGTTCCGCCCGATCCCGACCGGGCTCCGCGCAAAGTCGTTCGACCTCCCGCCGGGGATGTCGGAGTTTGAGATGCTGGACGGACTGCGCGAGCTCGCGGGAAGGAACGGACACATCGTCCCCTTCGTAGGGGGCGGCTTCTACGACCACCTGGTTCCCGCCGCCGTGGACCACCTCGCCGGACGCGCGGAGTTCTACACCGCCTATACCCCCTACCAGCCCGAATGTTCCCAGGGGACGCTGCAGGCGCTCTTCGAGTACCAGACAGCGGTCTGCCGGCTGACCGGCTTCGGGGTCACGAACGCCTCCCTGTACGACGGGGGGACGGCGCTCGCGGAAGCGGCCATGATGGCGCTGCGGGTGACCGGGCGGAGCCGGGTCCTCCTGGACGGCGCGGTCAACCCTTTCTCTCGGGAAATCGTCCGGACCTACCTCGCAAACCTCCCGGTGGAAGTCGTGGAGGTTCCGACCCTCGACGGAACGCTCGACCGGAAGCGTCTCGCGGCGGAATTGGACGACCGGTGCGCGGCGGTGCTGGTCCAGAACCCTACCTTCTTCGGCTGCGTGGACGACTATACCGACATCTCGGCAAAGGCGCACGGATGCGGCGCCCTCCTGGCCGCGTCCGTCTACCCGGTGTCGCTCGGGATCCTGAAGTCGCCCGGAGAGATGGGCGCGGACATCGCCGTGGGGGACGGCCAGAGCCTCGGTAATCCCCTCAACTTCGGCGGCCCATCCTTCGGCTTCCTTGCGGCCCGCAAGGAGCTCATCCGGAACATCCCCGGCCGGATCGTCGGAGAGACGGTCGACCGGGAAGGGCGGCGCGGCTTCGTCCTGACCATCCAGGCCCGCGAGCAGCACATCAAGCGGCACAAGGCGACCTCGAACATCTGCACCAACCAGAGCCTCTGCGCCCTGCGCGGGCTGATCTTCCTGTCGGCGCTGGGAAAGAACGGCCTCGCGGAGCTCGCGCGGCGCAACCGGGACAAGGCGGAATACGCCAAGGCCGCCCTGGCCGCCGTCCGGGGTGTCTCCGTACCGGCCGGCCCGCCGACCTTCAATGAATTCACGGTCCGTCTCCCCAAGGGGGCGGACGAGACGGTCGCGGCGCTGCTGCGGCGGGGAATCGCCGCCGGCGTGCCGCTGGGCCGTTACTATCCCGGGATGGAGGACCGCCTGCTGGTGACGGTCACGGAAAAACGCACGAAAGGCGAAATCAACCTGCTCGCGCGGGAGCTGGAGGCGGCGCTATGGAGCTGA
- the gcvH gene encoding glycine cleavage system protein GcvH, with protein sequence MSAMYYTKEHEWVKVDGNTATVGISAYAAEHLGDVTFVELPATGKAVKQFEVLCAIESVKAASDIYAPVSGTVASVNGVLNDRPELVNESPEDAAWMATLKMSDPAEVSKLMDAKQYEEYRKGL encoded by the coding sequence ATGTCCGCGATGTACTACACCAAGGAGCACGAGTGGGTGAAGGTCGACGGGAACACCGCCACGGTGGGGATCAGCGCCTACGCGGCCGAGCACCTGGGGGACGTCACCTTCGTGGAGCTTCCGGCGACGGGCAAGGCGGTGAAGCAGTTCGAGGTCCTGTGCGCCATCGAGTCCGTCAAGGCGGCCAGCGACATCTACGCGCCGGTTTCCGGGACGGTGGCCTCCGTCAATGGGGTTCTGAACGACCGCCCCGAGCTCGTGAACGAGTCGCCGGAGGACGCGGCCTGGATGGCCACCCTGAAGATGTCCGATCCCGCGGAGGTGTCGAAGCTGATGGACGCGAAACAGTACGAAGAGTACCGGAAGGGGCTGTGA
- the gcvPB gene encoding aminomethyl-transferring glycine dehydrogenase subunit GcvPB has protein sequence MELIFEKSVAGRAGVRLPASDVPDATPLPGELLRAEAAGLPELSELDVVRHFTGLSRRNVGVDTSFYPLGSCTMKYNGKAMEEAAKLFTPFHPMVAMLPGGESLAQGSLAVLYGMERQIEEITGMDAVTCQPLAGAQGEMTGIMLIAAYHKAHGAKKRYIIVPDSSHGTNPASAAMVGYEVVTVPSAPYGDMDLDAFKAALNGEVAAVMMTCPNTLGLFNPHIREICDLAHAAGALVYYDGANLNAILGKVRPGDVGFDVIHVNLHKTFGTPHGGGGPGSGPVGVKEALIPFLPHPRILRGKDGTFSLSTDGPKSIGRVANFYGNFGVVVRAYAYALMLGREGLTKASELAVLNANYVMSRLKDLYDLPYDQTCMHECVFSATRQMPRDVHAIDIAKFLIDKGFHPPTVYFPLNVKEAIMIEPTETESKSTLDAFVVAMREAAELAEKDPAVLKKAPVTTPISRLDETKAARDQKVCV, from the coding sequence ATGGAGCTGATCTTCGAGAAATCGGTCGCCGGCCGCGCAGGGGTCCGCCTTCCCGCTTCCGACGTCCCGGACGCAACTCCCCTGCCCGGAGAGCTGCTGCGCGCCGAGGCCGCGGGGTTGCCGGAGCTTTCCGAGCTCGATGTGGTCCGACACTTCACGGGGCTGTCGCGCCGCAACGTCGGCGTCGACACCTCCTTCTACCCGCTCGGCTCCTGCACCATGAAGTACAACGGGAAGGCGATGGAGGAGGCCGCGAAGCTGTTCACCCCGTTCCACCCCATGGTCGCGATGCTTCCCGGAGGGGAATCGCTCGCCCAGGGTTCGCTAGCGGTGCTTTACGGGATGGAACGCCAGATCGAGGAGATCACCGGGATGGACGCGGTCACCTGCCAGCCGCTGGCCGGCGCGCAGGGCGAGATGACGGGCATCATGCTGATCGCGGCCTACCACAAGGCGCATGGGGCCAAAAAGCGGTACATCATCGTCCCCGACTCTTCCCACGGCACCAACCCTGCGTCCGCCGCCATGGTCGGCTACGAGGTCGTGACCGTCCCCTCCGCCCCCTACGGCGACATGGACCTCGACGCCTTCAAGGCCGCGCTGAACGGCGAGGTCGCGGCGGTGATGATGACGTGCCCCAACACACTGGGGCTGTTCAACCCGCACATCCGGGAGATCTGCGACCTGGCGCACGCGGCGGGAGCGCTCGTCTACTACGACGGCGCCAACCTCAACGCCATCCTCGGCAAGGTGCGGCCGGGCGACGTGGGGTTCGACGTGATCCACGTCAACCTCCACAAGACCTTCGGGACGCCGCACGGCGGCGGCGGCCCCGGCTCCGGCCCGGTGGGGGTGAAGGAGGCGCTCATCCCCTTCCTGCCCCACCCGCGGATCCTCCGGGGCAAGGACGGCACGTTCTCCCTTTCGACCGACGGCCCGAAGAGCATCGGGCGCGTCGCCAACTTCTACGGGAACTTCGGGGTGGTCGTCCGGGCGTACGCCTACGCCCTGATGCTGGGGCGGGAGGGGCTGACGAAGGCCAGCGAGCTGGCGGTGCTGAACGCCAACTACGTGATGAGCCGGCTGAAGGACCTCTACGACCTGCCGTACGACCAGACCTGCATGCACGAGTGCGTCTTCTCGGCCACCCGCCAGATGCCGCGCGACGTCCATGCGATCGACATCGCGAAATTCCTGATCGACAAGGGGTTCCACCCCCCCACTGTCTATTTCCCGCTGAACGTGAAGGAAGCGATCATGATCGAGCCGACGGAGACCGAGAGCAAGTCGACGTTGGACGCCTTCGTCGTCGCGATGCGGGAGGCGGCGGAGCTGGCGGAGAAGGACCCGGCGGTCCTGAAAAAAGCGCCCGTGACGACCCCGATCTCGCGCCTCGACGAGACCAAGGCCGCCCGGGACCAGAAAGTCTGCGTTTAG